The sequence CATTTAACCCAGCGTGCGGTAGCGACGTTAACCGTTTCAAAACTGCATTCCACATTGTATTCATGCTTTAAACGGTGCGCGACCACATCGAACTGCAGTATACCCACGGCGCCCACGATCAAATCGTTATTATTTAGGGGTCGAAACAGTTGTGACGCCCCTTCTTCGCACAGCTCCTGCAGCCCTTTTTGTAAGGCTTTTAGCCTTAGCGGGTCACGTAAACGTGCCCGGCGAAACAGTTCAGGAGCAAAATGAGGAATACCGGTATATTTAAGGTCCTCACCCTGGGTAAAGGTGTCACCGATTTGGATGGTGCCATGATTGTGTAGCCCTATAATATCACCCGGATATGCGTTCTCCACATGCTCCCGATCTGACGCCATAAAGGTAATGGCATTGGGGATTTTTACGTCACGCCCAATACGCACATGTCGCAACTTCATACCCTTAGTGTATTCACCGGAACAAATACGCAAAAAAGCAATTCTGTCACGGTGAGCAGGATCCATATTAGCCTGAATTTTAAAAACAAAGCCGGTGAACGGTTGTTCATCGGGAGAGACTTCACGGCTTAATGTTTGGCGCGGGGGCGGTGCCGGAGCATAATCCACCAACGCATCCAGCAACTCCTTGACCCCGAAATTATTGATCGCGGACCCGAAAAACACAGGGGTCAATTTGCCTTCCAAAAAGGCTTGCCGGTCAAATTCATGGCTGGCACCGCGAACCAACTCCACTTCTTCACGGAATTCCGAGATAATGGGACCCAACAATTCATCCAACCGGGGATTATCCAACCCTTCGATGATTTCCCCTTCCTGAACTTTGCCACCGTGGCTGGGGCTAAACAAATACACATTATTATGATAGAGATTGAAAAC comes from Gammaproteobacteria bacterium and encodes:
- a CDS encoding peptide chain release factor 3; translation: MANIAEQAQLRRSFAIISHPDAGKTTLTEKLLLYGKAIQMAGTVKGRKAARHATSDWMALEQQRGISVTSSVMQFPYEGRTINLLDTPGHEDFSEDTYRTLTAADSALMVIDCAKGVEDRTIKLMEVCRLRDTPIISFINKLDREGRDPVDLLDEVEDILKIQCAPITWPIGMGKQFKGVFNLYHNNVYLFSPSHGGKVQEGEIIEGLDNPRLDELLGPIISEFREEVELVRGASHEFDRQAFLEGKLTPVFFGSAINNFGVKELLDALVDYAPAPPPRQTLSREVSPDEQPFTGFVFKIQANMDPAHRDRIAFLRICSGEYTKGMKLRHVRIGRDVKIPNAITFMASDREHVENAYPGDIIGLHNHGTIQIGDTFTQGEDLKYTGIPHFAPELFRRARLRDPLRLKALQKGLQELCEEGASQLFRPLNNNDLIVGAVGILQFDVVAHRLKHEYNVECSFETVNVATARWVKCEDAKRLEEFRKKAADNLALDAAQQLCYIAPTRVNLELTIERWPEIQFLATCEH